The following coding sequences are from one Candidatus Nitronereus thalassa window:
- the tatA gene encoding twin-arginine translocase TatA/TatE family subunit, which translates to MFGSFGWMELLLVLFIVLIIFGAGKLPQLGEGMGKAIKGFKKSIHEADPSEIEVSSSDQPRPSEQKDQEIHNSESDSSAEQVPRDHDPTMKS; encoded by the coding sequence ATGTTCGGGTCGTTTGGTTGGATGGAATTACTGCTGGTCCTTTTTATTGTCCTGATCATTTTTGGGGCAGGAAAACTTCCCCAGCTTGGGGAAGGTATGGGTAAGGCAATCAAGGGATTTAAGAAGTCGATTCATGAAGCTGATCCATCTGAAATTGAAGTGTCATCTTCTGATCAGCCTCGACCCTCAGAGCAAAAGGATCAAGAGATCCATAATAGCGAATCGGATTCTAGCGCTGAACAAGTACCGCGGGATCATGATCCAACCATGAAATCGTAG
- a CDS encoding entericidin A/B family lipoprotein: protein MNQVRLIAALVTILIGSLTACNTLEGAGEDIQDAGEAIEDRAEKHD from the coding sequence ATGAACCAAGTGCGCCTGATAGCGGCTCTAGTTACGATTCTCATTGGATCCCTTACGGCATGCAACACACTAGAAGGTGCCGGCGAAGATATTCAAGACGCCGGAGAAGCCATTGAAGATAGAGCGGAAAAACATGATTAA
- a CDS encoding DUF1328 domain-containing protein: MLNWAVTFLIIALIAGAVGLTGVAGTASNIAWVLFVVFLIVSLVGLVMGRRPPTRKTGFPK, translated from the coding sequence ATGCTAAACTGGGCTGTAACCTTCCTCATTATTGCACTCATTGCAGGGGCCGTGGGCTTAACGGGGGTTGCTGGGACCGCCTCGAATATTGCATGGGTCCTATTTGTGGTATTCTTGATCGTTTCTCTTGTAGGCTTGGTGATGGGCCGACGCCCGCCTACGCGAAAGACTGGGTTCCCAAAATAG
- a CDS encoding DUF1328 domain-containing protein, whose amino-acid sequence MIFIKWAAIFFLIALVAAVFGFSGIAAGAVDIAQILFFIFLAIFAVLLVIGLLVAKKSTSWSP is encoded by the coding sequence ATGATTTTCATAAAATGGGCTGCTATTTTCTTTTTGATTGCGCTGGTGGCAGCTGTTTTTGGATTCTCGGGAATCGCTGCAGGAGCGGTCGACATTGCCCAGATTCTCTTTTTCATCTTTCTCGCGATCTTTGCTGTGTTGTTGGTGATCGGACTTCTTGTGGCGAAAAAATCAACTTCATGGTCACCCTAG
- the nhaA gene encoding Na+/H+ antiporter NhaA, with protein sequence MSIPPRSLGEAKVRATRSFVSREVLLPAQLYIHNEVIGGALLCLASVAALVWANSLWSETYVAFFHETISIRFWDWSISHTLKHWINDGAMVLFFFVIGLEVKREFVHGELSSPRQALFPGMAALGGMVVPALIFVGLTFHTSGNEIRGWGIPMATDIAFALSILALLGNRIPGEARIFLLALATMDDIGAILVIALFYTEQISWVMLAIAGGLFGLLAFFRRLGIRNIMLFIIVGILFWFAVLKSGIHATIAGVVLGLLTPAYPWFNTANFDSAATKLLNNYREAIKQGDSDRARALLGQFEELSMGTESLVERLERLVHPWVIFLVLPLFALANAGVVLSIHTLESAMTSPVALGIGAGLVIGKVTGILSFSWISTRLGLVTMPPSLNWPLICGIGFLSGIGFTVSLFITGLAYTEGELAEYAKIGILFASILSGAAGLIFLRAQSSNNS encoded by the coding sequence ATGAGCATTCCACCACGCAGTTTAGGCGAGGCCAAGGTTCGGGCAACACGGTCATTTGTGTCCCGCGAAGTCTTGCTTCCAGCACAATTGTACATCCACAACGAAGTGATCGGGGGGGCACTGCTTTGTTTGGCGTCTGTTGCGGCCTTGGTCTGGGCCAATTCCCTGTGGTCCGAAACCTACGTGGCATTCTTCCATGAAACCATCTCCATCCGATTCTGGGATTGGTCCATCTCTCACACGCTCAAGCACTGGATTAATGATGGAGCCATGGTACTGTTTTTCTTTGTCATTGGTCTGGAAGTGAAGCGAGAATTCGTCCATGGAGAACTTTCGTCTCCAAGACAAGCACTCTTTCCAGGTATGGCCGCTTTGGGAGGAATGGTTGTACCTGCCCTTATTTTTGTGGGATTGACCTTTCATACATCAGGGAACGAGATAAGAGGATGGGGAATCCCAATGGCGACTGATATCGCCTTTGCCTTAAGTATTCTGGCGTTATTGGGAAATCGAATTCCCGGGGAAGCAAGAATCTTCTTGTTGGCTTTAGCCACAATGGATGATATCGGTGCCATTCTCGTAATCGCGCTGTTTTATACGGAACAGATATCCTGGGTCATGTTGGCAATCGCTGGCGGGCTATTCGGCCTTTTGGCATTCTTTCGTCGATTGGGCATTCGCAACATCATGCTATTCATCATTGTGGGAATTCTTTTTTGGTTTGCAGTCCTCAAGTCCGGCATCCATGCGACCATTGCTGGGGTAGTCTTGGGACTGTTGACTCCCGCGTACCCATGGTTCAACACAGCTAATTTTGACTCTGCCGCGACAAAGCTTCTGAATAATTATCGTGAAGCGATCAAACAAGGAGACTCCGACAGGGCCCGTGCCTTACTGGGACAATTCGAAGAATTAAGTATGGGCACTGAATCTCTTGTCGAACGATTGGAACGTTTGGTTCACCCTTGGGTTATTTTCCTCGTTCTGCCGCTGTTTGCATTAGCCAATGCCGGAGTTGTTTTATCAATACACACTCTTGAATCTGCCATGACCAGTCCCGTCGCCCTTGGGATCGGAGCTGGATTAGTGATCGGCAAAGTGACCGGCATCCTCAGTTTCTCCTGGATTTCCACACGGTTGGGATTGGTCACCATGCCCCCTTCTCTCAATTGGCCCTTAATCTGCGGCATCGGGTTTTTAAGCGGGATTGGGTTTACGGTTTCCTTGTTTATCACTGGATTGGCCTACACGGAAGGAGAACTTGCCGAGTATGCTAAGATTGGCATCTTGTTTGCCTCAATACTTTCTGGTGCAGCTGGGTTAATTTTTCTCCGTGCTCAATCATCGAATAACAGCTAA
- a CDS encoding glucose-6-phosphate dehydrogenase — protein sequence MPNSSDSAQSFMVDRLVIFGATGDVVSRLFLPALVGLVQESTFPRNLSITAIARKSWSTEQYHQHVRETFRKQGTDVESDQLEYLFSCIQYAQVEDLSHIQRVQEALGSSPFVAYLALPPSTFSMVLNTIKQIGIPQGSRIIFEKPFGENFGSARTLNYQAHQIFPEEQVFRIDHFLGKQTVRNILGLRFGNRIFEPIWNQHHIENVEIIWDETLALEGRVGYYDKAGALKDMIQNHLLQLMCLIGMEPPISFNDRDFRDRKVDLLRAVRSLTPDEVKQQTVRAQYDAGTINGKAIPAYKDEDGVDADRGTETYAEIKLWIDSWRWAGVPFVLRSGKALGKDRKEVLIHFKDVPYLAFGESKEIQRNILRLQFSPDSLNLSLNLNGAGDPFQLNPAELKSQLAPQDTLPYGDLFLNVLANDPILFIRADEVEELWRIIEPIQSGWEQDQVPLFSYPAGSLKPKDSFKESH from the coding sequence ATGCCTAATTCGTCAGATTCCGCACAAAGTTTTATGGTTGATCGATTAGTGATATTCGGTGCAACAGGAGATGTCGTTTCTCGGCTTTTCCTTCCGGCACTTGTTGGATTGGTACAAGAAAGTACATTCCCTCGCAATCTTTCCATTACCGCCATCGCAAGAAAATCATGGTCGACCGAGCAATATCACCAACATGTGCGGGAAACATTTCGCAAACAGGGAACAGATGTTGAGAGCGATCAGCTTGAATACCTATTTTCGTGCATCCAGTACGCACAAGTTGAAGATTTGTCTCATATTCAACGAGTACAAGAAGCACTAGGGTCCTCACCCTTTGTGGCATACTTGGCACTTCCTCCGTCAACGTTTTCCATGGTGTTGAATACTATCAAACAGATAGGCATTCCCCAGGGCAGCAGAATCATTTTTGAAAAGCCATTTGGGGAAAATTTTGGTTCGGCGAGAACGTTGAATTATCAGGCCCACCAAATATTTCCAGAAGAACAGGTTTTTCGTATCGACCATTTCTTAGGAAAACAAACCGTTCGCAATATTTTAGGGTTGCGATTCGGCAATCGAATCTTCGAACCCATATGGAACCAACACCATATTGAGAATGTGGAGATTATCTGGGATGAGACCTTGGCCCTGGAAGGGCGAGTTGGCTATTACGATAAGGCTGGGGCTCTCAAAGACATGATACAAAACCACTTACTACAACTGATGTGTTTAATCGGGATGGAACCTCCGATCTCTTTCAACGACCGAGACTTTCGTGATCGAAAAGTCGACCTTTTACGAGCCGTTCGAAGCCTCACTCCAGATGAAGTGAAGCAGCAGACTGTTCGTGCACAATATGACGCAGGCACAATCAATGGTAAGGCTATCCCTGCATATAAAGACGAAGACGGAGTCGACGCTGATCGAGGAACCGAAACCTATGCTGAAATTAAGCTCTGGATTGATAGTTGGCGTTGGGCTGGAGTTCCTTTCGTGTTACGGAGTGGTAAAGCATTAGGCAAGGATAGAAAAGAAGTCCTTATCCATTTTAAAGATGTTCCATATCTAGCTTTTGGAGAAAGCAAGGAAATTCAAAGGAACATCCTCAGACTGCAGTTCAGCCCTGACAGCTTAAATCTATCCTTGAATTTAAATGGAGCTGGGGACCCCTTTCAACTAAATCCCGCTGAGCTCAAAAGCCAATTGGCCCCTCAAGACACTCTTCCCTATGGCGATCTTTTCCTCAATGTTTTGGCGAACGATCCAATACTGTTTATACGAGCAGACGAAGTTGAAGAACTTTGGCGAATAATCGAGCCCATTCAATCTGGATGGGAACAAGACCAGGTTCCCTTGTTTAGCTACCCAGCAGGCTCTCTTAAGCCAAAAGATTCTTTTAAAGAATCGCATTGA